The following proteins are encoded in a genomic region of Hoeflea phototrophica DFL-43:
- the urtB gene encoding urea ABC transporter permease subunit UrtB, producing MDIGSITSAVFLGLSIGSVFLVAALGLAIIYGTAGVINMAHGELIMLGAYSTFMMQTVLGLPFFICIPLSFVIVGFIGYLIEKVLISSLYNRPLDTLLATWGVSLVLMQGVRIIFGSDPKYVEVPSFLSTNIDLGIVNLSTFRLFVMFICLIMVLATWYLFYRTTFGIKVRAVTQNKDMAASFGINSSRIYSITFAIGAGLAGVAGSLFGAMNIVLPTMGTSYVVEAFLMVVAGGGGLLGSILASALTGQIQSAFAFIYNDTYARFLVFVLIVIFLRFRPQGMISAGASRR from the coding sequence ATGGATATTGGCTCTATCACGAGCGCCGTGTTTCTCGGTCTGAGTATTGGCAGCGTCTTCCTGGTGGCTGCTCTTGGTTTGGCGATCATCTATGGCACCGCCGGCGTGATCAATATGGCCCATGGCGAACTGATCATGCTTGGCGCCTACAGCACCTTCATGATGCAAACCGTTCTGGGCCTGCCCTTTTTCATCTGTATTCCGCTGTCTTTCGTCATAGTTGGCTTTATCGGATACCTGATCGAGAAAGTCCTGATCAGCAGTCTCTACAACCGCCCATTGGACACATTGCTCGCCACCTGGGGCGTGTCGCTTGTGCTGATGCAGGGCGTTCGCATCATCTTCGGCAGCGACCCCAAATATGTCGAGGTCCCGTCCTTCCTGTCGACCAACATTGACCTCGGGATCGTCAACCTGTCGACGTTCCGACTGTTCGTAATGTTCATCTGCCTGATCATGGTGCTCGCCACCTGGTATCTTTTCTACCGGACAACCTTTGGCATCAAGGTCAGGGCGGTCACCCAGAACAAGGACATGGCAGCGTCCTTCGGCATCAATTCGAGCCGTATCTATTCCATCACCTTCGCCATCGGCGCGGGCCTGGCAGGTGTGGCCGGATCCCTGTTTGGCGCCATGAACATCGTGCTTCCGACCATGGGCACCAGTTACGTGGTTGAAGCCTTCCTGATGGTGGTTGCGGGAGGCGGAGGCCTGCTCGGCAGTATCCTTGCAAGCGCTTTGACGGGCCAGATCCAGTCAGCATTCGCATTCATCTACAACGACACATACGCAAGGTTCCTCGTGTTCGTGTTGATCGTAATTTTCCTCAGATTCAGGCCGCAAGGCATGATTAGCGCGGGAGCAAGCCGCCGCTGA
- a CDS encoding ABC transporter permease subunit, with protein sequence MLKQNPYQNVRYQWGAYAVFFALIALIPLSMDDAFLLNQLSTYGVYGILALSLSLCWGFGGILNLGQGIAFGLGAYGMAMTMQMQTQDAADPIPPFMLNNGLDALPAIWEPFANTGLGIFLALAVPTLYCLIFGALMFQARVSGPFFAIMTLAMLSAIYTVFIDLQYLTNGVNGISPPQSLMLGSLEVDPYSTTSFWGVYIVLLVCTIAAKLITLSKFGLIVRAQNNDAERVRFLGYNVAVYETLIYTISGLMAALAGCCFAYLTQYVSPSQFDVSFSISIVIWAAIGGRGSLLWAILGAFIVQGAQSYLGDEFLNTWILILGFFFILVVRFLPTGLAGLVETLLGRLVSGGISLSPGIEQPSKSSE encoded by the coding sequence GTGCTGAAACAGAATCCCTATCAGAATGTGAGGTATCAGTGGGGGGCATATGCCGTCTTCTTTGCCCTGATCGCATTGATCCCGCTGTCCATGGATGACGCCTTCCTGCTCAACCAGCTCTCGACCTATGGCGTTTACGGGATACTGGCGCTGTCCCTGAGCCTGTGCTGGGGCTTCGGCGGCATCCTGAACCTGGGGCAGGGAATTGCCTTCGGGCTGGGGGCATACGGCATGGCAATGACCATGCAGATGCAGACCCAGGACGCGGCCGACCCGATCCCGCCCTTCATGCTCAACAACGGTCTTGATGCCTTGCCCGCAATCTGGGAGCCTTTTGCCAACACCGGTCTTGGTATCTTCCTGGCGCTTGCAGTCCCGACGCTCTATTGCCTGATCTTTGGCGCGCTCATGTTCCAGGCTCGCGTGTCAGGACCTTTCTTCGCGATCATGACCCTCGCCATGCTCAGCGCGATCTACACCGTCTTCATCGACCTTCAATATCTGACCAATGGCGTCAACGGCATCAGCCCGCCGCAATCGCTGATGTTGGGATCGCTTGAGGTTGATCCCTATTCCACCACGTCATTCTGGGGCGTCTATATTGTTCTGCTGGTGTGCACGATTGCCGCGAAACTGATCACGCTGAGCAAGTTCGGTCTCATCGTTCGTGCCCAGAACAATGACGCCGAGCGGGTCCGGTTCCTGGGCTACAATGTCGCTGTCTATGAAACCCTGATTTACACGATCTCGGGTTTGATGGCTGCCTTGGCCGGATGCTGCTTTGCCTATCTGACGCAGTATGTATCGCCCAGCCAGTTCGATGTCAGCTTCAGCATTTCCATTGTCATCTGGGCCGCAATCGGCGGTCGCGGATCCTTGCTCTGGGCCATTCTTGGCGCCTTCATCGTGCAGGGTGCGCAGAGTTATCTGGGTGACGAATTTCTCAACACGTGGATCCTGATCCTCGGCTTCTTCTTCATTCTGGTTGTTCGGTTTCTGCCCACGGGCCTGGCTGGCCTGGTCGAGACCCTGTTGGGGCGTCTTGTCTCCGGCGGCATCAGCCTGTCCCCCGGCATCGAACAACCCAGCAAGTCATCTGAGTAG
- the urtD gene encoding urea ABC transporter ATP-binding protein UrtD yields MVGVLEIKNLQKNFDAAKVINDFSMSVVEGTLCCLVGPNGAGKTTTMDLITGRLKPTSGEVIFRGDVISGQTEPDIARRGLGRKFQIPSIFKELTVAQNLEVAYSLEVSALRNLFSFFNPKCEERIDEVAEMVGLSQRLEIVAGTLSHGETQWLEIGMVLMQDPTLLLLDEPVAGMTEQEIAKTAEILNELKKKKTLIVVEHDMGFVREIADEVVVMHMGSLLAQGTIEEIEKDQRVRDVYLGTEDH; encoded by the coding sequence ATGGTTGGCGTTTTGGAAATCAAGAATCTGCAGAAGAACTTCGATGCTGCGAAAGTCATCAATGACTTCAGCATGTCTGTTGTCGAAGGCACATTGTGTTGCCTGGTTGGGCCAAACGGCGCAGGCAAGACAACCACGATGGACCTGATCACGGGACGTCTCAAGCCGACATCCGGGGAGGTCATCTTCCGGGGCGATGTGATCAGCGGACAAACCGAGCCGGACATCGCACGCCGCGGATTGGGCCGGAAGTTCCAGATCCCGTCCATTTTCAAGGAACTGACCGTCGCGCAGAACCTTGAGGTCGCCTACAGCCTCGAGGTCAGTGCGCTGCGCAACCTGTTCAGCTTTTTCAATCCGAAATGCGAAGAGCGCATTGATGAAGTCGCCGAAATGGTCGGCTTGTCTCAGCGGTTGGAGATTGTCGCCGGCACGCTCTCGCATGGTGAGACCCAGTGGCTTGAGATCGGTATGGTCCTGATGCAGGACCCGACCTTGCTCTTGCTCGATGAGCCGGTCGCGGGAATGACCGAACAGGAAATCGCAAAAACAGCTGAGATCTTGAATGAACTCAAGAAGAAGAAGACGCTCATCGTAGTGGAACATGACATGGGATTTGTCCGCGAGATCGCGGATGAGGTGGTTGTCATGCACATGGGCTCGTTGCTCGCACAGGGAACCATTGAGGAAATCGAAAAAGATCAGCGTGTTCGGGACGTCTATCTTGGAACGGAGGATCACTGA
- the urtE gene encoding urea ABC transporter ATP-binding subunit UrtE, with translation MLLDLKNVSSYYGETQILRNISIGVPKGSCVCVLGRNGVGKTTLVRTIMGLTDKTEGSISLDGSELTTQRTDERAKLGIGYIPQGRQILGKFTVRENIVLGTFASKQETDAIPEICLELFPYLRENLGRRAGLLSGGQQQQLAIARALAVDPQILLLDEPTEGIQPNIVAEIGETLQMLNKKLGITLILTEQHIKVARKLGDSFVMMDNGRVVDSGDISALTDEVVERHMTV, from the coding sequence ATGCTTTTGGACCTCAAAAACGTCTCATCCTATTACGGTGAAACTCAAATCCTCCGGAACATTTCCATCGGTGTGCCCAAGGGCTCATGTGTCTGCGTTCTGGGACGCAACGGTGTCGGCAAGACCACGCTTGTGCGCACCATCATGGGATTGACCGACAAGACGGAGGGCTCAATCAGTCTTGATGGATCCGAGCTGACAACCCAGCGAACCGATGAGCGCGCCAAGCTTGGCATTGGCTACATTCCGCAGGGCCGCCAGATCTTGGGCAAGTTCACCGTCCGCGAGAACATTGTGCTTGGCACATTTGCCAGCAAGCAGGAAACGGACGCCATTCCGGAGATCTGTCTCGAGCTGTTTCCCTATCTGCGCGAAAATCTGGGCCGGCGTGCCGGCCTCTTGTCCGGCGGGCAGCAACAGCAATTGGCGATCGCCCGCGCGCTTGCCGTTGATCCGCAGATCTTGCTGCTGGACGAGCCCACCGAGGGCATTCAGCCCAACATCGTGGCTGAGATCGGCGAGACCCTGCAGATGCTCAACAAGAAGCTCGGCATCACGCTCATCCTGACAGAACAGCACATCAAGGTCGCCCGCAAACTCGGTGACTCCTTTGTGATGATGGACAACGGGCGCGTTGTCGACAGCGGCGACATTTCGGCCCTCACCGATGAGGTGGTCGAGCGCCACATGACGGTTTGA
- a CDS encoding N,N-dimethylformamidase beta subunit family domain-containing protein has product MTAMKLTGYADKFGVHPGETIKFYVNCDGPSSYKAEIVQMINGDTNPRGPGFIEKPVAGGLTETLPGKRQIIHGGSYGYVPDVKALNVESFTLQLYVWPTTPITHPKYWKHGAQGLVTKWSGGKGYGLFINEKGHAEVRVNGQSIETPTPLRDHAWHFLAATFDAATGKLVLIHEPQIQYALDPVIEPVETTLSSGIENVPVPLAIAAYVDEVTDDPLAKSSKPAGVVFTGKYNGKIDSPRLCAKALNRAEIEMMKLGAQPGLTERRNSGPTGALSEVIVGAWDFSEGINTIVATDLGPYRLNAHLVNCPTRALTGYNWSGTVFDWKQAPEQYGAIHFHDDDVDDARWDVDFEWTVPEDCLSRFYAAKLTTEDGDEDYIPFWVVPEIGKEQSKIAFMVPTISYMAYANEHVACNAGGAELFIYRVPIMQHQNMFLSEHREYGGSIYDTHTDGSGICLSSRLRPILSIRPKYDHFLAQAPWQYPADLHLIYWLETMGYDYDCITDEDLTYDGIARLENYNVIITGSHPEHNSGTQLDALHNYTQRGGRLMYMGADAWYWVHSFHPAYDELGRGVITEMRRCESGIRTWRADPGEYYHQGTGELGGMWRFRGRYLHSVAGVGMSSEGFDISSYFSRTPESNDSRVSWAFEGIDYDEKLGNFGLVGGGAAGLELDIVDTMLGSPPHTLTVATSAGRHTEAYLLVMEDFGFNQQGLDGTTHPRVRGDIAYHETPNGGACFSFSSIAYCGSLPWNECNNNISTLTKNVLDRFMVDGPLPPAPAEAVKYRGRADY; this is encoded by the coding sequence ATGACAGCAATGAAGTTGACCGGATACGCCGACAAGTTCGGGGTCCATCCAGGGGAGACAATCAAGTTCTACGTCAACTGCGACGGACCTTCATCTTACAAGGCCGAGATCGTCCAGATGATCAACGGCGATACCAATCCGCGCGGACCAGGCTTCATTGAAAAGCCGGTCGCCGGTGGTCTCACCGAGACATTGCCGGGCAAGAGGCAGATCATTCACGGCGGCTCCTATGGATATGTGCCGGATGTTAAGGCGCTCAACGTCGAGAGCTTCACGTTGCAGCTTTATGTCTGGCCGACGACACCGATCACGCACCCGAAATACTGGAAGCACGGTGCCCAGGGCCTGGTGACCAAATGGTCTGGCGGCAAAGGCTACGGTCTGTTCATCAACGAAAAGGGCCATGCCGAAGTTCGCGTCAACGGTCAGTCGATCGAGACCCCGACACCGCTGCGTGATCACGCCTGGCATTTTCTCGCCGCGACCTTCGATGCGGCAACCGGCAAATTGGTTCTCATTCATGAACCGCAGATCCAGTATGCGCTCGACCCGGTGATCGAACCTGTGGAGACGACGCTCTCTTCGGGCATCGAAAATGTTCCGGTTCCGCTCGCGATCGCGGCTTATGTCGACGAAGTCACCGATGATCCCTTGGCAAAGTCTTCAAAGCCGGCAGGTGTGGTGTTCACAGGCAAATACAACGGCAAGATCGACTCGCCGCGGCTTTGCGCCAAGGCCCTTAATCGGGCTGAAATCGAAATGATGAAACTGGGCGCTCAGCCTGGCCTCACCGAGCGTCGCAACAGCGGCCCGACGGGCGCCCTGTCCGAAGTCATCGTCGGTGCCTGGGACTTCTCCGAGGGCATCAACACGATCGTCGCGACGGATCTTGGCCCGTATCGCCTTAACGCCCATCTGGTGAATTGTCCGACCCGCGCCCTGACTGGGTACAACTGGTCCGGCACCGTGTTTGACTGGAAGCAGGCGCCTGAGCAATACGGCGCAATCCATTTCCACGATGATGATGTCGATGACGCCCGCTGGGATGTCGACTTCGAATGGACCGTTCCAGAGGATTGCCTGAGCCGGTTTTACGCCGCCAAGCTGACGACCGAAGACGGCGATGAGGACTACATTCCGTTCTGGGTTGTCCCGGAGATCGGCAAGGAGCAGTCCAAGATCGCCTTCATGGTACCGACCATCAGCTACATGGCCTACGCCAATGAGCACGTGGCCTGTAATGCGGGTGGCGCGGAGCTGTTCATCTACCGCGTGCCGATCATGCAGCACCAGAACATGTTCCTGTCCGAGCACCGCGAGTATGGCGGTTCGATCTATGACACCCATACCGATGGATCGGGCATCTGCCTGTCATCGCGCCTGCGGCCAATCCTTAGCATCAGGCCCAAATACGACCACTTCCTGGCCCAGGCGCCGTGGCAGTACCCGGCCGACCTCCACCTGATCTACTGGCTGGAGACGATGGGCTATGATTACGACTGCATCACGGACGAAGATCTCACCTATGACGGTATCGCCCGGCTTGAGAACTACAACGTCATCATTACTGGCTCGCATCCCGAGCACAATTCCGGAACCCAGCTGGATGCGTTGCACAACTACACCCAGCGTGGCGGCCGGCTCATGTATATGGGCGCCGACGCCTGGTACTGGGTGCACTCGTTCCACCCGGCCTATGATGAACTCGGCCGTGGCGTCATCACCGAAATGCGCCGCTGTGAATCGGGCATCCGGACCTGGCGTGCCGACCCGGGCGAATATTATCATCAGGGCACCGGCGAGCTCGGCGGCATGTGGCGCTTCCGTGGCCGCTACCTGCACTCCGTCGCGGGTGTCGGCATGTCATCGGAAGGCTTCGATATCTCGTCGTACTTCTCACGCACGCCGGAGAGCAATGACAGCCGTGTGAGCTGGGCCTTCGAAGGCATCGATTACGACGAAAAGCTCGGCAATTTCGGTCTCGTCGGCGGCGGTGCTGCCGGTCTCGAGCTCGACATCGTGGACACGATGCTCGGATCTCCGCCGCACACGCTGACCGTGGCCACATCCGCGGGCCGGCATACCGAAGCCTATCTGCTGGTTATGGAAGACTTCGGCTTCAACCAGCAGGGTCTTGATGGCACCACCCACCCGCGTGTTCGGGGTGACATCGCCTACCATGAGACCCCCAATGGTGGTGCCTGCTTCTCGTTCTCATCGATCGCCTATTGCGGTTCGCTGCCCTGGAACGAGTGCAACAACAACATATCGACGCTGACCAAGAACGTCCTTGACCGTTTCATGGTCGATGGACCCTTGCCGCCAGCCCCTGCCGAAGCGGTCAAGTATCGGGGCCGCGCCGACTATTGA
- a CDS encoding tetratricopeptide repeat protein, giving the protein MNLTIANQTVADGVAMYVSGSFETAAEIFTSLSDGGDAEAMMWLGSCYANGEGKPVSPAKAFECFERSAKAGFAQAMTNVGAMLATGQGCARDVEAGLKWLEMASELNDVGAQFNLATILSSGKDVEPDMDRAAHWYKRAAEQGHYPSQARLGYCYQHGSGVPKSRVNAYVWYALAAQHGVGTALSSLERILQDMSAEEKREGAALIHSWRRKTSSISSQAVIDPTLQ; this is encoded by the coding sequence ATGAACCTGACAATTGCAAATCAGACGGTCGCCGACGGTGTCGCGATGTACGTCTCGGGATCGTTTGAAACCGCGGCTGAGATCTTCACCAGTCTCTCCGATGGCGGCGACGCGGAAGCCATGATGTGGCTCGGCTCCTGCTACGCCAATGGTGAGGGCAAACCGGTGTCCCCGGCCAAGGCGTTCGAGTGTTTCGAACGCTCCGCCAAGGCCGGATTTGCGCAAGCCATGACAAATGTGGGAGCGATGCTGGCGACCGGGCAGGGATGTGCGCGGGATGTGGAGGCCGGTCTGAAATGGCTGGAGATGGCATCGGAACTCAATGATGTCGGCGCCCAGTTCAATCTCGCCACCATACTGTCATCGGGCAAGGACGTGGAACCCGATATGGACCGCGCTGCGCACTGGTACAAGCGTGCTGCGGAGCAGGGGCATTATCCCTCCCAGGCGCGCCTGGGTTATTGCTACCAGCATGGTTCCGGCGTCCCAAAGAGCCGGGTCAACGCCTATGTCTGGTATGCGCTCGCCGCGCAGCACGGCGTTGGCACGGCGTTGAGCTCACTTGAACGCATCTTGCAGGACATGTCCGCCGAGGAAAAGCGCGAGGGAGCCGCGTTGATCCACTCATGGCGCCGCAAGACAAGCTCGATATCCAGCCAGGCTGTCATCGATCCGACACTGCAATAG
- the ureE gene encoding urease accessory protein UreE → MLKIDHIIGSVSDAALHDRIHDLEHAHAVDFLLLPRQDLSRRRFRSSSEKGCDIAISLARDEQLFDGAVLMLDQHNALVVKVEAEDWLRLTPRDQSSALQVGFHAGNLHWRVRFDGDDLLVAVERELQSYTDRIDTLIKDGSVKAQFERGAVNG, encoded by the coding sequence ATGCTGAAGATCGACCACATCATCGGCTCCGTGTCGGACGCCGCACTTCATGATCGCATTCACGATCTGGAGCATGCCCATGCCGTCGATTTTTTGTTGCTGCCCCGGCAGGACCTCTCACGGCGGCGGTTTCGTTCGTCGAGCGAAAAAGGATGCGACATCGCCATAAGCCTGGCGCGTGACGAGCAGCTGTTTGATGGTGCAGTCCTGATGCTGGATCAGCACAATGCGCTGGTGGTGAAGGTTGAAGCCGAGGACTGGCTACGGCTTACGCCAAGGGATCAGTCCTCTGCGCTCCAGGTCGGGTTTCATGCCGGAAACCTGCATTGGCGGGTACGCTTCGACGGTGATGACCTGCTCGTCGCTGTTGAGCGGGAGTTGCAGAGCTACACGGACAGGATTGACACTCTCATCAAGGACGGCTCGGTCAAGGCGCAGTTCGAAAGAGGTGCGGTGAATGGCTGA
- a CDS encoding urease accessory protein UreF, with product MAEILNLLRLMQCNDSSFPSGAFAFSNGLETLVNEGRVQSAKGIAEVIETQILPRWLSLDRYFVGQAFQCVGDLERVTAVDQQCHLYNTNNDLAQASRRIGRALLNVHSRIETPGAAAYKALIASSQTMDRAGYEPVIQGLVSHALGLGKHQAEVAALNSTLMGFVSSAVRLGKLGAIEAQGILADVSVVAARQLEDEPQPFPSSFSPLADIAVMRKSSGGANLFST from the coding sequence ATGGCTGAGATCCTGAATCTGTTGCGTCTCATGCAGTGCAACGACAGTTCCTTTCCGTCGGGCGCCTTTGCATTTTCCAATGGCCTGGAAACGCTGGTCAACGAGGGCCGGGTTCAAAGCGCGAAGGGGATTGCCGAAGTCATTGAAACGCAAATCCTGCCGCGCTGGCTGTCGCTGGACCGGTACTTCGTCGGGCAGGCCTTTCAATGCGTTGGTGATCTCGAACGGGTCACAGCAGTTGATCAGCAATGCCATCTCTACAACACCAACAATGATCTTGCGCAGGCATCCCGGCGGATTGGCAGGGCGCTCCTCAATGTGCACTCCAGGATCGAAACCCCCGGGGCGGCTGCCTACAAGGCGCTGATTGCGTCGAGCCAGACCATGGACCGTGCGGGTTACGAGCCCGTGATCCAGGGGCTGGTGTCTCATGCTCTGGGACTGGGCAAGCACCAGGCGGAAGTCGCCGCGCTGAACAGCACCCTGATGGGGTTCGTGTCTTCTGCCGTTCGGCTTGGCAAGCTTGGCGCCATTGAGGCGCAAGGCATCCTTGCAGATGTCTCCGTCGTTGCGGCCAGACAGCTTGAAGACGAGCCGCAACCCTTCCCGAGCAGCTTTTCGCCTTTGGCCGACATCGCGGTGATGCGCAAGTCATCCGGCGGCGCAAACCTGTTTTCAACCTAG
- a CDS encoding urease subunit gamma, with product MLLTPTELERLTIFSAAELARKRRARGRRLNAPEAIAIICDEILEGARDGQSVAELISLGSTILNQDDVMPGIADLVPMIQVEATFPDGTKLVTVHDPIRPGKMAPDESLGVIGHIRAAEGTIELNAGREKTAVHVVNTADRPVQIGSHFHFFEVNKALEFDRAQTFGFRLDIPAGTAVRFEPGQSREVALVRFGGARKVGGLNSLTNGETTEDAKPAALEKARASGFKGA from the coding sequence ATGCTTTTGACACCCACCGAACTGGAACGACTGACCATTTTCTCGGCTGCGGAATTGGCGCGCAAGCGCCGGGCACGAGGGCGGCGTCTCAACGCGCCGGAGGCGATCGCAATCATCTGCGACGAGATATTGGAAGGTGCGCGCGACGGCCAATCTGTGGCGGAGCTGATTTCCCTCGGATCCACCATTTTGAACCAGGATGATGTCATGCCCGGCATCGCCGACCTGGTCCCGATGATCCAGGTGGAGGCGACATTTCCCGATGGCACAAAGCTGGTCACGGTTCACGATCCGATCCGGCCCGGCAAAATGGCACCGGACGAAAGCCTGGGCGTGATCGGCCACATCAGGGCCGCCGAAGGCACGATTGAACTCAATGCGGGCAGAGAGAAAACCGCCGTTCATGTGGTCAACACCGCCGACCGGCCGGTTCAGATCGGCAGTCATTTCCACTTCTTCGAAGTCAACAAGGCGCTCGAGTTCGACCGCGCGCAAACCTTCGGCTTCCGGCTCGACATCCCCGCAGGCACGGCGGTTCGCTTCGAGCCCGGTCAAAGCCGCGAAGTTGCGCTGGTGCGCTTTGGTGGTGCCCGCAAGGTCGGAGGCCTGAATTCGCTGACCAACGGCGAAACAACAGAAGATGCGAAGCCGGCTGCCTTGGAAAAGGCGCGCGCATCCGGATTCAAGGGAGCGTGA
- the ureC gene encoding urease subunit alpha: MTRSEYAAMFGPTKGDCIRLGDTELWAEIEHDYAVYGDECMHGGGKTLRDGLGLVAGKTSTEGVLDMLICNVVVIDAVLGIVKGDIGIKDGKIVGVGKAGNPDIMDGVDPRLIVGASTTVRDAEGLIATAGAIDVHVHFDSAQLVEHAMSSGITTMLGGSLGPITVGIDSGGPFNVGKMLQAAEHWPMNFGFLGRGNSHKPEAMIEQINTGCLGLKIHEDWGAMPAAINCCLSVADELDFQVQLHTDTLNESGFLEDTLAAIGDRTIHMYHTEGAGGGHAPDIIRVAGVANCLPSSTNPTNPFTINTFDEHLDMTMVCHHLNPSIPEDVAFAESRIRAQTIAAEDVLHDIGAISMLGSDSQGMGRIHEVITRTWQLASKMRTQRGRLPEERSAKGDNERIKRYIAKYTINAAKSFGIDAHIGSLEDGKMADIVLWRPGYFGSKPELIVKGGFIAWGAMGDSAASLMTCEPLIMRPQWGAFGRAAQSLSACFVNPRAIDNGLDKTLDLKKKLLPAQGTRVLTKADMLHNDACPHIEVDPSTFDVFVDGKLATCEPATQLPLAQRYMLR; this comes from the coding sequence ATGACAAGATCAGAATATGCGGCGATGTTCGGCCCCACCAAGGGGGATTGTATTCGCCTGGGCGATACAGAGCTTTGGGCCGAAATCGAACATGACTATGCGGTCTATGGCGACGAATGCATGCATGGTGGCGGCAAGACGTTGCGTGACGGGCTGGGACTGGTCGCGGGCAAGACCAGCACCGAAGGTGTGCTGGACATGCTGATCTGCAATGTCGTGGTCATCGACGCGGTGCTGGGCATCGTCAAGGGCGACATAGGCATCAAGGATGGCAAGATCGTCGGCGTTGGCAAGGCAGGCAACCCGGACATCATGGACGGCGTCGATCCGCGCCTGATCGTTGGAGCGTCTACCACGGTCCGCGATGCGGAAGGCTTGATTGCCACGGCCGGTGCCATTGATGTCCATGTGCATTTTGACAGTGCACAGCTTGTCGAACATGCGATGTCGAGCGGCATCACCACCATGCTCGGCGGTTCGCTCGGACCGATTACGGTGGGCATCGATTCAGGCGGCCCGTTCAATGTCGGCAAGATGCTGCAGGCCGCTGAACACTGGCCGATGAATTTCGGATTTCTGGGGCGCGGCAATTCGCACAAGCCCGAAGCCATGATCGAGCAGATCAACACGGGGTGTCTGGGGCTCAAGATCCATGAGGATTGGGGGGCTATGCCGGCGGCGATCAATTGCTGTCTGAGTGTCGCCGATGAACTCGATTTCCAGGTTCAGCTCCACACCGACACGCTCAACGAGAGCGGGTTTCTGGAAGATACCTTGGCTGCCATCGGCGATCGGACCATTCACATGTATCACACCGAAGGCGCGGGCGGCGGGCATGCGCCCGACATCATTCGCGTCGCAGGTGTTGCCAATTGCCTTCCGTCTTCGACCAATCCGACCAATCCCTTCACCATCAACACCTTTGACGAGCACCTCGACATGACGATGGTGTGCCATCACCTCAATCCGTCGATCCCGGAAGATGTGGCCTTTGCCGAAAGCCGGATTCGGGCCCAGACAATCGCTGCGGAAGACGTGCTTCATGACATCGGTGCGATCTCGATGCTCGGGTCGGACAGCCAGGGGATGGGCCGTATCCATGAGGTGATCACCCGCACCTGGCAACTGGCTTCCAAGATGCGCACGCAGCGTGGCCGGCTTCCCGAGGAGAGATCAGCCAAGGGCGACAATGAGCGTATCAAGCGCTACATCGCCAAATACACCATCAACGCCGCCAAGAGCTTCGGCATCGACGCCCATATCGGCTCGCTGGAAGACGGCAAGATGGCGGATATCGTGCTTTGGCGGCCCGGTTACTTCGGCAGCAAGCCGGAGCTTATCGTCAAGGGCGGCTTCATCGCCTGGGGTGCGATGGGAGATTCCGCCGCCAGCCTGATGACCTGCGAGCCGCTGATCATGCGCCCGCAATGGGGTGCGTTCGGGCGCGCCGCTCAAAGCCTCAGCGCCTGCTTCGTCAATCCGCGGGCAATCGACAACGGTCTCGACAAGACCCTCGACCTGAAAAAGAAGCTGCTGCCCGCACAAGGCACCAGAGTGCTGACCAAGGCCGATATGCTGCACAATGATGCCTGCCCGCACATCGAAGTGGACCCTTCAACCTTCGACGTTTTCGTTGATGGCAAATTGGCGACCTGCGAGCCGGCGACCCAATTGCCTCTGGCCCAGAGGTACATGCTGCGATGA